One window of Streptococcus suis genomic DNA carries:
- a CDS encoding UPF0223 family protein, translated as MNKNYSYPLDFSWSTEEISSVLSFLNQVELAYEKGADAGQVLTAYRAFKEVVPSKAQEKQIDRDFEDVSGYSSYRVVKAAQERQKGVVRLGR; from the coding sequence ATGAACAAAAATTATTCATATCCACTTGATTTTTCGTGGAGCACAGAGGAGATTTCCTCCGTGCTTTCTTTTTTGAATCAGGTGGAGCTGGCCTATGAAAAGGGAGCTGATGCAGGACAGGTTTTGACAGCCTACCGTGCCTTCAAGGAAGTGGTTCCCAGTAAGGCCCAAGAAAAGCAAATTGACCGTGATTTTGAGGATGTTTCTGGCTACTCTAGCTACCGTGTAGTCAAGGCTGCCCAAGAAAGGCAGAAGGGGGTGGTCAGACTTGGACGCTAA
- a CDS encoding Spx/MgsR family RNA polymerase-binding regulatory protein produces MITLFLSPSCTSCRKARTWLTNHEVPFIEHNIMTSPLTAVELKQILALTENGTDDLISTRSKVFQKLNVDVDDLSIGQLIELIETYPSLLRRPIILDEKRMQIGFNEDEIRAFLPRKYRKQELKNATLRAEIG; encoded by the coding sequence ATGATTACCTTGTTTTTATCGCCAAGCTGTACTAGTTGTCGCAAGGCGCGTACATGGTTGACCAATCATGAAGTCCCTTTTATTGAGCACAATATTATGACCAGTCCGCTGACTGCTGTCGAGCTTAAGCAAATTTTAGCCTTGACAGAAAATGGAACGGATGACCTCATTTCGACACGTTCTAAGGTTTTTCAAAAGTTGAATGTGGATGTCGATGACCTGTCCATTGGTCAATTGATTGAATTGATAGAAACCTATCCGAGTCTCTTGCGTCGTCCCATTATCTTGGATGAAAAGCGGATGCAGATTGGGTTTAACGAAGATGAAATCCGTGCCTTCCTTCCTAGAAAATACCGTAAACAAGAATTAAAAAATGCTACATTGCGAGCAGAAATAGGATAA
- a CDS encoding potassium channel family protein encodes MIKKWVQHPIYEKVMTYLALAYVLLIVLELLDTSLVYNSGFQTLDWCLWFIFVVDYFVQLYYAEDNLQYIQDHILELIAIIPFDSVFRFLQIGRLARLFRLVKVARIFALSNRFWDTLNKLLHTNSLSKVLMLNVSAVLVASGVLSIIEKKSFFDALWWSIVTMTTVGYGDIVPTDTISKIMAILLMLIGICTFGMVTSTITRFFTDNERETKMDILLAKIEEQGLKIQELEKKIDILIKKEE; translated from the coding sequence ATGATTAAAAAATGGGTCCAACACCCTATTTATGAAAAGGTCATGACCTATCTGGCCCTGGCCTACGTTCTTTTGATTGTCTTGGAACTACTGGATACCAGCCTTGTGTATAATTCTGGCTTTCAGACCTTGGATTGGTGCCTCTGGTTCATTTTTGTAGTGGACTATTTCGTTCAGCTTTATTATGCAGAAGATAATCTGCAATACATACAGGACCATATCTTAGAATTGATTGCCATTATTCCCTTCGATTCGGTCTTTCGTTTCCTGCAGATTGGTCGGCTGGCGCGGCTTTTTCGCCTGGTCAAGGTTGCCCGCATTTTTGCCCTGTCCAATCGTTTCTGGGACACGCTCAATAAGCTCCTCCACACCAATAGCCTGTCCAAGGTTCTGATGCTCAATGTATCAGCTGTCCTAGTGGCCAGTGGGGTCCTGTCTATCATCGAGAAGAAGTCCTTCTTTGATGCCCTCTGGTGGTCTATTGTGACCATGACAACGGTTGGTTACGGGGATATTGTTCCTACGGATACTATTTCAAAAATTATGGCCATCCTCCTGATGTTGATTGGCATCTGCACCTTCGGTATGGTGACCTCGACCATTACCCGCTTTTTTACCGACAATGAGCGCGAGACCAAGATGGATATTCTCCTTGCCAAAATCGAGGAACAAGGTTTGAAGATTCAGGAGTTGGAGAAAAAAATCGACATTTTGATTAAGAAAGAGGAATAA
- a CDS encoding bifunctional riboflavin kinase/FAD synthetase: MEIIEINDYRDLNQQEPTVLVLGYFDGIHLGHQALLQRARKIADQEGLTVTVLTFPESPKLAFARFSPDLLLHLTSPEQRYQLLADHGVDRLFLTPFTSEFASNQPEQFVERYIKGLKAQVLVAGFDYHFGNCRADVTALAELFDGRVEVVEAVTMGGEKISSTRIRQAIKEGNVTLANQLLGHTFTTQGLVVHGDARGRTIGYPTANLAPYDRVHLPSDGVYVADVEVGGRRYRAMTSVGKNVTFDGTELRIEAHIFDFEDFIYGESMTIFWLEKIRDMIKFDGIEALMEQMKSDEAYSLNWGQHD, translated from the coding sequence ATGGAAATTATAGAGATAAATGATTACAGGGATTTGAACCAGCAGGAGCCTACGGTGCTGGTTTTGGGTTATTTTGATGGGATTCACCTGGGCCACCAGGCACTCTTGCAGCGGGCCAGAAAAATAGCGGATCAAGAGGGGTTGACCGTGACGGTTTTGACCTTTCCTGAGTCACCCAAGCTGGCTTTTGCCCGCTTCTCGCCGGACTTACTCCTTCATTTGACCAGCCCGGAGCAACGCTACCAGCTCTTGGCAGACCATGGTGTAGACCGGCTATTTTTGACGCCCTTTACCAGTGAATTTGCCAGCAATCAGCCGGAGCAATTTGTAGAACGCTACATCAAGGGGCTCAAGGCTCAGGTCTTGGTGGCAGGTTTCGACTATCATTTTGGCAATTGCAGAGCAGATGTTACGGCTTTGGCAGAACTGTTTGATGGTCGGGTTGAGGTTGTGGAGGCAGTGACCATGGGCGGTGAAAAAATTTCTTCCACCCGCATTCGCCAAGCTATTAAAGAAGGGAATGTCACCCTGGCTAATCAATTGTTGGGTCACACCTTTACGACTCAAGGCTTGGTTGTTCACGGGGATGCTAGGGGTCGAACTATTGGCTATCCTACCGCTAATCTGGCTCCTTACGATAGAGTTCATCTGCCGTCGGACGGTGTTTATGTAGCAGATGTAGAGGTCGGTGGCCGACGTTACCGAGCCATGACCAGCGTAGGGAAAAATGTCACCTTTGATGGGACTGAACTGCGGATTGAGGCCCATATTTTTGACTTTGAAGACTTTATCTACGGAGAAAGCATGACTATTTTCTGGTTGGAAAAAATCCGTGACATGATTAAGTTTGATGGCATTGAGGCTCTGATGGAGCAGATGAAGAGTGATGAAGCCTATTCACTCAACTGGGGGCAGCATGATTAA